The sequence below is a genomic window from Sporomusaceae bacterium FL31.
CTTAAGTCAGGATATTGCTGATGGCTTACAATGTATGCACAAGGCTCCTGAAAATACTGAGGTAACGCAAGCAATACTCGATGAGGCTTTCCAACAGTTAGAAGCTAGCTTTAATACTACCTATGGAGGCTTTTCGCCAGCACCTAAGTTTCCTACTCCCCATAATATGATGTTCTTAATGCGCTATTGGCGTCAGACCGGTAAGCATCAGGCATTGGCCATGGTTGAGAAAACGTTAGCGGCAATGCATCAAGGCGGGATCTATGACCATCTAGGGTATGGATTTGCCCGCTATTCTACAGACAATAAATGGCTGATACCGCATTTTGAGAAGATGCTATATGACAATTCACTCTTATGTATCGCCTATTTGGAGGCTTATCAATGCACTGGGAACGAACAATTTGCTCGTGTTGCAGAAGAAATATTGGCCTATGTTGCTCGTGATATGACTGATCGGGCGGGAGGCTTCTATTCTGCGGAAGATGCCGATTCTGAAGGGGTCGAAGGAAAGTTCTATGCTTTTACCCGCCAAGAAGTTATTCAGGCGCTTGGTGAACGTGAGGGCACTGTCTTTGCCGACTTCTATGGCATTACTGAGCAGGGCAACTTTGAGGATGGTACCAGTGTTTTAAACCTTATCGGCCGTGATTTAAAGGAGTTTTGCCGGCAGCACGGACTGAGTGAAGATCAGGTGATAAAAACGCTGGAATCTGGTCGACAGCAGCTTTTTGAGCTGAGGGAGCAAAGAATCCATCCTCATAAAGATGATAAGATTCTAACGGCCTGGAATGCTTTAATGATTGTGGCTTTTGCTAAAGCCGGGCGCGTTCTCAATCGCTCTGATTATACAGTCATGGCTCAACGTGGAATTGATTTCCTTTATAGCCATCTTATTCGTCAAGATGGCCGCTTGTTGGCTCGTTATCGCGATGGTGAAGCCGCATTTCCAGCTTATCTTGATGATTATGCTTATTTATGCTGGGCATTAGTAGAAACGTATGAAACTGTTTTCGCGCCAATTTATCTTCATCGTGCCATGGAATTATTTGCTGATCTAAAGACATTGTTTTGGGATGCTGAGCATGGGGGCTTCTTCTTTTATGGCTTGGATAGTGAAGCTTTATTGGCTCGTCCAAAAGAATTATATGATGGCGCTATGCCGTCAGGAAATTCTGTTGCTGCACTAGCCTTGCAACAGTTAGGCCGTTTAACAGAGAATGACGAAGTAATCCAATTGGCAGAACAATTGGTTAGGGGATTTGCCCATGAAGTGAAACGTCATCCTAAAGCCTATACCTTCTTCTTAATAGCAGCCAGCTATTACCTGGCTGCACCGCAGCATATCGTTATTGCCGGTTCAGGAGATATGGCTGAAACCTGGTCCATGTTATCCAATGTCGGCAAAAAATTTCTGCCGAATACGGTTATTATGTTAAATGACTCAGAGCAAAGAGATGCAATCAGTGAACTTTTGCCACATATTATCGAACAAAAAGCTATTGATGAAAAGGCAACTGCTTATATTTGTGATACCTTTGCCTGCAAGCCGCCGATTACGGATTTGCAACAGTTAACTGAAAAACTTGCTGAATTATCAAATTGACTAAAGTTATTAATTGATAATAATTTTATATTGCGTGACTTTTATAGTTATGTTACACTAAGGTTAGTTAGATAATTTTGGCATACGAAAGGGGTATTTACCGATGATTAGTCAAAAATTACAAGATGCAATGAATAGCCAAATTCAGGCCGAATTATATTCAGCCTATCTTTATCTTTCCATGTCGGCTTACTGTGAAAGCAAAAACTTAGGTGGCTTTGCTCATTGGATGAAAATGCAGTACCAAGAAGAAACTTCACATGCAATGAAGATCATGGATTACTTACAAGAACGTGGCGGCACTGTTGCTCTTAAAGCGATTGACGCTCCACCAACTGAGTTTGGTACACCACTGGAAATATTTGAGCAAACTCTTGCCCACGAAATCCATGTAACAAACCTCATCAACAGATTGTATGAGGCGGCTTTAGAAGAAAAAGATTATGCTGCCCAGATCTTCTTGCAATGGTTCATTAACGAACAAGTTGAGGAAGAAGCCAGTGCAACTGCGGTACTGGAAAGATTGAAAATTATTGGCGATAAGAGCACTGGTGCTATCCTTTATTTAGATAAAGAGTTGCGGAAACGTGCTTAATAAACAAAATGACCTTTCGGGGTCATTTTTTTATGCAGTTGATTCAATCGGTTCTACAACGGCGTTGTCGTGGAATTGCAAAATGAATAATAGCGACTTTTTTGTGACATGATATATGTTAGGTTCGTCTAATTTTAGCTGGAGGTGGTTTTATGAGTAAAGGAATCATGTCTGATAAACAAAAGTGGGAACTTGCTCATGACCTGGGATTCGGTGAAAAAATTGAAGACGGAGATTGGGGCGACGTCACGACCAAAGAAGTAGGCATGATGGTTCGTGAGTCTATTAAAAGGGCTGAGAAAGCAATGGCTGATGATGCTAAACTCAATGGCGAGGCTCATCAAAACTATTAATTAGAAAAGAATGACCTTAAGTTTACAAACTTAAGGTCATTCTTTTCTA
It includes:
- the sspF gene encoding protein SspF, whose translation is MSKGIMSDKQKWELAHDLGFGEKIEDGDWGDVTTKEVGMMVRESIKRAEKAMADDAKLNGEAHQNY
- the ftnA gene encoding ferritin — translated: MISQKLQDAMNSQIQAELYSAYLYLSMSAYCESKNLGGFAHWMKMQYQEETSHAMKIMDYLQERGGTVALKAIDAPPTEFGTPLEIFEQTLAHEIHVTNLINRLYEAALEEKDYAAQIFLQWFINEQVEEEASATAVLERLKIIGDKSTGAILYLDKELRKRA
- the yyaL gene encoding hypothetical protein — its product is MHKAPENTEVTQAILDEAFQQLEASFNTTYGGFSPAPKFPTPHNMMFLMRYWRQTGKHQALAMVEKTLAAMHQGGIYDHLGYGFARYSTDNKWLIPHFEKMLYDNSLLCIAYLEAYQCTGNEQFARVAEEILAYVARDMTDRAGGFYSAEDADSEGVEGKFYAFTRQEVIQALGEREGTVFADFYGITEQGNFEDGTSVLNLIGRDLKEFCRQHGLSEDQVIKTLESGRQQLFELREQRIHPHKDDKILTAWNALMIVAFAKAGRVLNRSDYTVMAQRGIDFLYSHLIRQDGRLLARYRDGEAAFPAYLDDYAYLCWALVETYETVFAPIYLHRAMELFADLKTLFWDAEHGGFFFYGLDSEALLARPKELYDGAMPSGNSVAALALQQLGRLTENDEVIQLAEQLVRGFAHEVKRHPKAYTFFLIAASYYLAAPQHIVIAGSGDMAETWSMLSNVGKKFLPNTVIMLNDSEQRDAISELLPHIIEQKAIDEKATAYICDTFACKPPITDLQQLTEKLAELSN